The following proteins are co-located in the Gammaproteobacteria bacterium genome:
- a CDS encoding response regulator: MITVMLVDDHRLVRAGLRHVLEAHPDIVVVAEASSGEESLELARSHRPAIVLMDINMPGIGGLEATRRLLQRAPEIKVIAVTMHIDEPYPSRLLSIGAAGYLSKDAAADEVVAAIRRVSQGGHYVAASVAGNLAAALVKGGSGGSPFDRLSQREMQVMLMFTRGYSTQEISDRLCLSPKTVSTYRYRLFEKLGVNNDVELIRVAMRYGILDDVNTAVAAG; this comes from the coding sequence CTGATAACTGTGATGTTGGTGGACGATCACCGACTCGTGCGCGCTGGACTGCGTCACGTGCTTGAGGCCCACCCCGACATTGTCGTGGTCGCAGAGGCCTCCTCGGGTGAGGAGTCGCTGGAACTGGCGCGCAGCCATCGGCCTGCGATAGTCCTGATGGACATTAACATGCCAGGAATCGGCGGACTCGAAGCGACGCGCCGGCTGTTGCAGCGGGCGCCGGAGATCAAGGTGATCGCCGTCACCATGCATATCGACGAGCCCTATCCGAGCCGTCTGCTGTCGATCGGTGCGGCAGGTTACCTCAGCAAGGATGCGGCGGCGGACGAAGTGGTTGCCGCGATCCGGCGGGTTTCGCAGGGTGGTCACTATGTTGCCGCCTCCGTGGCCGGCAATCTGGCCGCGGCTCTGGTCAAGGGCGGAAGCGGTGGCTCCCCGTTCGACCGGCTGTCGCAGCGTGAAATGCAGGTGATGCTGATGTTCACGCGCGGCTACTCGACCCAGGAGATTTCGGATCGTCTGTGTCTGTCGCCCAAGACGGTGAGCACCTACCGATATCGGCTGTTCGAGAAGCTCGGCGTCAACAACGATGTGGAACTGATTCGGGTGGCGATGCGCTACGGCATTCTCGACGACGTCAATACCGCCGTTGCCGCCGGATGA
- a CDS encoding alkaline phosphatase, producing MNRKLALLAAYAAFGLTSACADGLRPEPLHSTNTINIPVNRQSPFYAEDRRRLSAVKRRTPVVHAKNVILFVGDGMGISTITAARIRAGQLAGGNGEDHSLSFEAFPALGLIKTYEVNQQTADSAGTATAMITGAKTKAGMLSVAPDVELGDPLACTPQHALTTLFEVAEQAGLATGLVTTARLTHATPAAMYAHSPHRNWENDSLVPQGSNCRDIARQLVEFAPGDGLDVALGGGRAQFLPQTVGGKRLDGRDLEAQWRQRYGSDGQVVNDAQTLKASAVTRSSHLLGLFAASHVPYVEDRPPTVPSLVDMTEAAISRLQANDKGFVLMVEAGRIDHAHHAGNAYRALAEAIELSAAVERALAMTDPADTLILVTADHSHTLMITGYPTRGNPILGKVVSNDAHGNPRTEPSLALDGKPYTTLSYVNGNGYAEHRSPDAEEEPEDEAILAASGRRLGLDADTEAPDYHQEALVPLRAETHGGEDVAVFATGPGSAWIHGVQEQSYLFQVMATALGFELPEPLPANSTP from the coding sequence TTGAACCGCAAGCTCGCCCTTCTGGCTGCCTATGCCGCCTTCGGACTGACCTCGGCCTGTGCTGACGGGCTCCGCCCTGAACCCCTGCACTCGACGAATACGATCAACATCCCAGTTAATCGCCAGTCTCCATTCTACGCTGAAGATCGCCGTCGTTTGTCGGCTGTGAAGCGCCGTACACCAGTTGTTCACGCCAAAAACGTAATTTTGTTTGTCGGCGACGGCATGGGCATCTCCACGATCACGGCCGCGCGTATCCGTGCCGGACAACTGGCCGGCGGCAACGGTGAAGACCATTCCTTGTCGTTCGAAGCGTTTCCTGCCCTCGGTCTGATCAAAACCTACGAAGTCAATCAGCAGACCGCGGACTCCGCCGGCACCGCCACCGCGATGATCACCGGGGCCAAGACCAAGGCCGGCATGCTCAGCGTGGCGCCGGATGTGGAACTGGGTGATCCCCTCGCCTGCACGCCACAACATGCGTTGACCACGCTGTTCGAAGTCGCCGAGCAGGCCGGCCTTGCAACCGGCCTGGTCACCACCGCGCGCCTGACGCACGCCACACCGGCGGCGATGTATGCGCACAGTCCGCACCGCAACTGGGAGAACGACAGTCTGGTGCCACAGGGCAGTAATTGCCGCGACATCGCGCGCCAGCTGGTCGAGTTCGCGCCGGGCGACGGGCTGGATGTCGCGCTGGGCGGCGGTCGCGCACAGTTCCTGCCGCAAACGGTCGGTGGCAAGCGCTTGGACGGTCGCGACCTCGAAGCACAATGGCGCCAGCGCTACGGTTCTGACGGACAGGTGGTGAACGATGCGCAAACGCTGAAGGCAAGCGCAGTCACACGCTCATCCCATCTGCTGGGTTTGTTCGCGGCATCGCATGTGCCCTACGTGGAGGATCGGCCGCCCACAGTACCGAGCCTGGTGGACATGACCGAAGCTGCGATCTCGCGTTTGCAGGCAAACGACAAGGGCTTCGTGTTGATGGTCGAAGCCGGTCGAATCGATCACGCGCACCACGCCGGCAATGCATATCGCGCACTCGCGGAAGCCATCGAATTGTCCGCTGCGGTCGAACGTGCGCTGGCAATGACGGACCCGGCCGACACGCTGATACTCGTAACGGCCGACCACAGCCACACGCTGATGATCACCGGCTACCCCACACGCGGGAACCCGATCCTCGGCAAAGTGGTGTCGAACGATGCTCACGGCAATCCGCGGACGGAGCCGTCGCTGGCACTGGATGGCAAGCCATACACCACCTTGTCCTACGTCAATGGCAACGGCTACGCCGAGCATCGCTCGCCGGATGCGGAAGAGGAACCCGAAGATGAGGCGATTCTGGCGGCCAGCGGCCGCCGGCTCGGCCTCGATGCCGACACCGAGGCGCCGGACTATCATCAGGAAGCCTTGGTACCACTGCGCGCCGAAACCCACGGCGGAGAGGATGTCGCGGTGTTTGCGACCGGTCCGGGCTCCGCCTGGATCCATGGCGTGCAGGAGCAGAGCTATCTGTTTCAGGTGATGGCGACGGCACTGGGATTCGAACTGCCGGAACCACTGCCGGCGAATTCGACACCTTAG
- the aceA gene encoding isocitrate lyase, producing MSNSRDEQIKALEQDWATNPRWKGVKRGYTAADVVRLRGSLKTEYTLAKRGAEKLWELVNGTAKKGYVNSFGAITAGQAMQQAKAGLEAVYLSGWQVAADGNTSETMYPDQSLYAYNSVPTMVRRINNTFQRADEIQWKGICDGKIKDEDAKDFFLPIVADGEAGFGGVLNGYELMKNMIQAGAAGVHFEDQLAAVKKCGHMGGKVLVPTGEAVQKLLAARLAADVLGVPSIVLARTDAEAANLLTSDHDPNDAPFLLGERTNEGFYRVKNGLEQAISRGVAYAPYADLVWCETGTPDLGFAKEFADAVRKESPGQLLAYNCSPSFNWKKNLDDKTIAVFQDKLSEMGYKFQFITLAGIHTNWYNTFELAYNYARGEGMKHYVNMVQEPEFAARDKGYTFVSHQQEVGAGYFDDVTTVIQGGTSSVTALTGSTEEEQFH from the coding sequence ATGAGTAATTCCCGCGACGAGCAGATCAAGGCCCTGGAGCAGGATTGGGCGACCAATCCCCGCTGGAAAGGTGTCAAGCGTGGTTACACCGCAGCGGACGTGGTTCGCCTGCGCGGTAGCCTGAAAACCGAATACACCCTGGCCAAGCGTGGCGCCGAGAAGCTTTGGGAACTCGTCAACGGCACGGCCAAGAAGGGCTATGTCAATTCATTCGGCGCGATCACCGCAGGGCAGGCGATGCAGCAGGCCAAGGCCGGCCTGGAAGCCGTGTATCTGTCCGGTTGGCAGGTCGCCGCGGACGGCAACACCTCTGAAACCATGTACCCGGACCAGTCGCTGTATGCGTACAACTCCGTGCCGACGATGGTTCGCCGCATCAACAACACCTTCCAGCGCGCCGACGAGATCCAGTGGAAGGGCATCTGTGACGGCAAGATCAAGGACGAGGACGCCAAGGACTTCTTCCTGCCGATCGTCGCCGACGGCGAAGCCGGTTTCGGTGGTGTGCTCAACGGCTATGAACTGATGAAGAACATGATCCAGGCCGGTGCCGCGGGTGTGCACTTCGAGGATCAGCTGGCCGCGGTGAAGAAGTGCGGTCACATGGGCGGCAAGGTGCTGGTGCCGACCGGTGAAGCCGTACAGAAGTTGCTGGCGGCCCGCCTGGCGGCCGACGTGCTTGGCGTGCCGTCGATCGTACTGGCGCGTACCGACGCCGAAGCGGCCAATCTGCTGACCTCGGATCACGATCCGAACGATGCGCCGTTCCTGCTCGGCGAGCGTACCAACGAAGGCTTCTACCGCGTCAAGAATGGCCTGGAGCAGGCGATCTCGCGCGGTGTCGCCTATGCGCCGTATGCGGATCTGGTGTGGTGCGAGACCGGCACGCCGGACCTCGGTTTCGCCAAGGAATTCGCCGATGCGGTGCGCAAGGAAAGCCCCGGCCAGCTGCTGGCCTACAACTGCTCGCCCAGCTTCAACTGGAAGAAGAACCTGGACGACAAGACCATTGCGGTGTTCCAGGACAAGCTCTCGGAGATGGGCTACAAGTTCCAGTTCATCACTCTGGCCGGCATCCACACCAATTGGTACAACACCTTCGAGCTTGCCTACAACTACGCGCGCGGCGAAGGCATGAAGCACTACGTGAACATGGTGCAGGAGCCGGAGTTCGCGGCTCGCGACAAGGGCTATACCTTCGTATCGCACCAGCAGGAAGTTGGCGCCGGTTATTTCGACGACGTCACCACCGTGATCCAGGGCGGAACGTCCTCGGTCACGGCGCTGACCGGCTCCACCGAGGAAGAGCAGTTCCACTGA
- the rraA gene encoding ribonuclease E activity regulator RraA, with product MSFATTDLSDAHPEAQVCQPVFADFGGRIAFHGPVATLKVFEDNVEVRAMLAEPGEGRVLVVDGGGSDRCALVGGNLGVLGVKNGWAGIVVFGCVRDSSELEQCDLGIKALGLHPRKSEKGLHGAQRDRVLTFANVSFSPGAWLYADEDGIVVSDKAIHTD from the coding sequence ATGAGCTTTGCCACCACCGACCTGTCCGATGCACATCCTGAGGCGCAGGTCTGTCAGCCCGTGTTTGCGGATTTCGGTGGGCGCATCGCCTTTCACGGGCCGGTCGCCACGCTGAAAGTGTTCGAGGACAACGTCGAGGTCCGGGCGATGCTTGCAGAGCCGGGCGAGGGCCGCGTGCTGGTGGTCGACGGCGGAGGGTCGGACCGTTGCGCGCTGGTCGGCGGCAACCTCGGCGTGCTCGGTGTCAAGAATGGCTGGGCGGGCATCGTGGTGTTTGGCTGCGTCCGTGACTCGAGCGAACTGGAGCAGTGCGATCTGGGAATCAAGGCGCTGGGCCTGCATCCGCGAAAGAGTGAAAAAGGGTTACACGGCGCGCAGCGGGACCGCGTGCTGACATTTGCCAACGTCAGCTTTTCGCCGGGCGCCTGGCTATACGCGGATGAGGACGGGATCGTGGTTTCGGACAAGGCGATCCACACCGACTGA
- a CDS encoding disulfide bond formation protein B, with protein sequence MTIPYRWLAVLGFVACAAAMAFALYLQVYQGLEPCPMCIFQRVAMIATGLVFFVAAVHAPRGGGARSVYSVLGMLMSLAGAGIAARHVWLQGLPPDQVPACGPTLDYLMDVLPLKQVVTTVLSGDGNCAIIDAQFMGVSLPGWTLAAFAGITLYWIAIPILSKNQYRNYL encoded by the coding sequence ATGACGATTCCCTACCGTTGGCTGGCAGTACTCGGCTTCGTCGCGTGTGCCGCGGCCATGGCTTTCGCGCTGTACCTGCAGGTCTATCAGGGCCTGGAACCCTGTCCGATGTGCATCTTTCAGCGCGTGGCGATGATTGCGACCGGACTGGTGTTTTTCGTGGCGGCGGTACACGCCCCACGTGGAGGCGGCGCACGGAGCGTCTACTCGGTTCTGGGCATGCTCATGTCACTGGCAGGCGCCGGTATCGCCGCGCGACATGTCTGGTTGCAGGGGCTGCCACCGGACCAGGTGCCAGCCTGCGGTCCGACGCTGGATTATCTGATGGATGTGTTGCCACTCAAGCAGGTGGTGACCACCGTGCTCAGCGGCGATGGCAACTGCGCAATCATCGATGCCCAATTCATGGGCGTATCGCTGCCGGGATGGACGCTTGCGGCCTTTGCCGGCATCACCCTTTACTGGATCGCGATACCCATTCTTTCCAAGAACCAATACAGGAACTATCTATGA
- a CDS encoding sodium/solute symporter (Members of the Solute:Sodium Symporter (SSS), TC 2.A.21 as described in tcdb.org, catalyze solute:Na+ symport. Known solutes for members of the family include sugars, amino acids, nucleosides, inositols, vitamins, urea or anions, depending on the system.) encodes MTHLEWPDYVTIAVYFLITAAIGFSVSRRKTTSEDLFLAGRSLGPAAVGFSLFASNISSDTLVGLPGAAYQTGISAANYEWMAGLVLIFAVFLVLPALMRSKAQTMPELMGARFDRRMRLYLSAITLFLSIVLDTAGTLYAGSLITTTFLPHLNMTEVCYAIALFAAVYTAAGGLRAVVYTDFMQAIVLLFGSGCLAYIVFGKFDFSWAKVTAEIPGEKLSLIRPIDDPGVPWLGLVTGLPIVGFYYWTMNQYVIQRVFGARDLRTAGRASLIAATLKLLPLFLMVLPGAMAIKLLPDLEHADQVFPRMVAEFTPTGLTGLIVAGIIAALMSTCSSTLNSAATLITLDFVQPHKPQWSSEKLAWFGRITTIVVALIAATWAPMIQHFSGLWAYLQQIFAFVASPLVAVFLFGLLSTRLGSKAAFRGLVSGHVFSALLFIPFLKDWVPIHFTIVGGVIFAATVLLTAMWAWILGDADRPAPGDAHIAVFARQGLERITPDVKIGAACILVVIAVILIVFR; translated from the coding sequence ATGACCCATCTCGAATGGCCGGACTACGTCACGATCGCGGTTTACTTTCTGATCACGGCCGCGATCGGATTTTCCGTCAGTCGTCGCAAGACCACATCCGAGGATCTGTTTCTGGCGGGGCGCTCGCTGGGGCCGGCGGCGGTCGGCTTTTCGCTGTTTGCCTCGAACATCTCATCGGACACCTTGGTCGGGCTGCCCGGCGCCGCCTATCAGACCGGGATTTCTGCCGCCAATTACGAATGGATGGCGGGCCTGGTCCTGATCTTCGCCGTGTTCCTGGTGCTGCCTGCCCTGATGCGCTCCAAGGCGCAGACGATGCCGGAACTGATGGGAGCCCGCTTCGACCGGCGGATGCGTCTGTACCTGTCGGCGATCACGCTGTTCCTGTCCATCGTGCTCGATACGGCGGGCACGCTCTACGCAGGCAGCCTGATCACCACGACCTTCCTGCCCCATCTGAACATGACCGAGGTGTGCTACGCGATCGCCCTGTTCGCGGCCGTGTATACCGCCGCGGGCGGTCTGCGCGCGGTGGTGTACACCGATTTCATGCAGGCCATCGTGCTGCTGTTCGGCTCGGGCTGTCTGGCCTACATCGTGTTCGGCAAGTTTGACTTCTCGTGGGCCAAGGTCACCGCCGAAATTCCGGGTGAAAAGCTGTCATTGATCCGTCCGATCGACGATCCCGGCGTGCCCTGGTTGGGGCTGGTCACCGGCCTGCCGATCGTGGGCTTCTACTACTGGACGATGAATCAGTACGTCATCCAGCGCGTCTTCGGTGCCCGCGACCTCCGGACCGCCGGCCGCGCCTCGCTGATCGCAGCAACACTGAAATTGCTCCCGCTGTTTCTGATGGTCCTGCCCGGTGCAATGGCGATCAAGCTCCTGCCCGATCTTGAACATGCCGATCAGGTGTTCCCGCGCATGGTGGCGGAATTCACGCCGACAGGACTCACCGGACTGATCGTGGCCGGCATCATCGCGGCGCTGATGTCGACCTGCTCATCCACACTCAATTCCGCAGCGACGCTGATCACGCTGGATTTCGTGCAGCCGCACAAACCACAGTGGTCATCCGAGAAGCTGGCCTGGTTCGGTCGCATCACCACCATCGTCGTGGCCCTGATCGCCGCCACCTGGGCGCCGATGATCCAGCACTTCTCGGGACTGTGGGCCTATCTGCAACAGATCTTCGCGTTCGTGGCCTCGCCGCTGGTCGCGGTGTTCCTGTTCGGTCTGCTCTCGACCCGGCTGGGCTCCAAGGCGGCATTCCGTGGGCTGGTCAGCGGACACGTTTTCAGCGCCCTGCTGTTCATCCCGTTTCTCAAGGATTGGGTTCCGATCCACTTCACCATCGTCGGCGGTGTGATCTTCGCCGCGACCGTCCTGCTGACGGCGATGTGGGCGTGGATTCTTGGCGATGCGGATCGTCCGGCCCCCGGCGATGCACACATTGCCGTGTTCGCGCGACAGGGCCTGGAACGGATCACGCCGGACGTGAAGATCGGCGCCGCCTGCATCCTCGTGGTGATCGCGGTGATCCTGATCGTGTTCCGTTAG
- a CDS encoding entericidin encodes MKQIVSATGVVLMLSSGLWLTACNTIQGAGKDMEAGAEKVQECANQDGDGCDE; translated from the coding sequence ATGAAACAGATCGTATCTGCGACGGGCGTGGTCTTGATGCTGTCATCCGGTCTATGGCTGACGGCCTGCAACACGATTCAGGGGGCCGGCAAAGATATGGAAGCTGGCGCCGAAAAAGTGCAGGAATGCGCCAACCAGGATGGTGACGGTTGCGACGAATAA
- a CDS encoding fumarate hydratase, with amino-acid sequence MTTIRQEDFIASIADAFQYISYYHPLDYIQALGSAYEREQNPAAKDAIAQILTNSRMSAEGRRPICQDTGIATVFLKVGMNLRWDATLSVDEMVNEGVRRAYNDPDNKLRASVLADPAGKRSNTKDNTPAVIHYEIVPGDELEVICAAKGGGSEAKSKMVMLNPSDSIVDWVLKMLPTMGAGWCPPGILGIGIGGTPEKAMLLAKESLMAPVDISELIERGPANRAEELRLELYEKVNALGIGAQGLGGLTTVVDVKVLDYPTHAANLPVAMIPNCAATRHVHFHLDGTGPAVLPTPKLEDWPQVTWEADTEVATRVDLNTLTPEQVASWTPGQILLLNGKMLTGRDAAHKRIQDMLAKGESLPVDFRNRVIYYVGPVDPVRNEAVGPAGPTTATRMDKFTEMMLAQTGLISMVGKAERGPVAIEAIRKHKSAYLMAVGGAAYLVSKAIKSATVVGFEDLGMEAIYEFEVEDMPVTVAVDSSGESVHQTGPKKWQAMIGKIPVVAA; translated from the coding sequence ATGACCACGATCCGCCAGGAAGATTTCATCGCGTCCATTGCCGACGCGTTTCAGTACATCAGCTACTACCATCCGCTCGACTACATTCAGGCGCTCGGCAGCGCCTATGAGCGCGAACAGAACCCGGCGGCAAAAGACGCCATCGCCCAGATTCTGACGAATTCACGCATGAGCGCCGAAGGCCGCCGGCCGATCTGCCAGGACACCGGCATCGCCACGGTGTTTCTGAAGGTGGGCATGAACCTGCGCTGGGACGCGACGCTGTCGGTCGACGAAATGGTCAACGAAGGCGTGCGCCGCGCCTACAACGACCCGGACAACAAGCTGCGCGCCTCGGTGCTGGCCGATCCGGCCGGTAAGCGCAGCAACACCAAGGACAACACGCCGGCGGTGATTCACTACGAGATCGTGCCTGGCGACGAGCTTGAAGTGATCTGCGCCGCCAAGGGCGGCGGTTCCGAGGCGAAGTCGAAGATGGTGATGCTCAATCCTTCGGATTCGATCGTCGACTGGGTGCTCAAGATGCTCCCGACCATGGGCGCCGGCTGGTGCCCGCCGGGAATCCTCGGCATCGGCATCGGCGGCACGCCGGAAAAGGCGATGCTGTTGGCCAAGGAATCGCTGATGGCGCCGGTGGATATCTCGGAGCTGATCGAGCGCGGTCCGGCAAACCGGGCCGAGGAACTGCGACTGGAACTCTATGAGAAGGTCAATGCCCTGGGCATTGGCGCGCAGGGCTTGGGTGGCCTGACCACGGTGGTCGACGTCAAGGTGCTGGATTACCCGACCCACGCCGCGAACCTGCCGGTGGCGATGATCCCGAACTGCGCGGCGACGCGCCACGTGCATTTCCATCTGGACGGTACCGGTCCGGCCGTACTGCCGACACCCAAGCTCGAAGACTGGCCGCAGGTGACCTGGGAAGCCGACACCGAGGTCGCCACCCGCGTCGATCTGAATACGCTGACGCCCGAGCAGGTCGCCAGCTGGACGCCGGGCCAGATCCTGTTGCTCAACGGCAAGATGCTGACCGGCCGCGATGCCGCGCACAAGCGCATTCAGGACATGCTGGCCAAGGGCGAGTCCTTGCCGGTGGATTTCCGCAATCGCGTGATCTACTACGTCGGCCCGGTCGATCCGGTACGCAATGAGGCTGTCGGTCCGGCCGGCCCGACCACGGCGACGCGCATGGACAAGTTCACCGAGATGATGCTGGCGCAGACCGGTCTGATCTCGATGGTCGGCAAGGCCGAGCGCGGCCCGGTCGCGATCGAGGCCATCCGCAAGCACAAGAGCGCCTACCTGATGGCGGTCGGCGGTGCGGCCTATCTGGTGTCCAAGGCAATCAAGTCGGCCACGGTGGTCGGCTTCGAGGACCTCGGCATGGAGGCGATCTACGAATTCGAGGTCGAGGACATGCCCGTCACCGTGGCGGTGGATTCCAGCGGCGAGTCGGTGCACCAGACCGGTCCGAAGAAATGGCAGGCGATGATCGGCAAGATCCCGGTCGTGGCGGCCTGA
- a CDS encoding TonB-dependent receptor plug domain-containing protein translates to MSKGPIRRLVSAAALCTAIFTNPTYSQEAKQQQSDAVSARPANEIEEIVVTATKRNESLTQVPIAISVFTEDAIAAAGITRAADFLSDTPNVTFIEDNAGEAYINIRGQTSVRNSDPNVGSMTFRVGG, encoded by the coding sequence ATGTCGAAAGGGCCGATCCGTCGTCTCGTGTCTGCGGCTGCGCTGTGCACAGCGATTTTCACAAACCCCACGTACTCACAAGAGGCTAAACAACAGCAAAGCGATGCCGTATCCGCCAGGCCTGCAAACGAGATTGAAGAGATCGTCGTTACGGCAACCAAACGTAACGAAAGCCTGACCCAGGTACCGATCGCGATCAGTGTCTTCACCGAAGACGCGATTGCAGCCGCCGGTATCACACGGGCGGCCGACTTTCTATCGGACACGCCGAACGTTACGTTCATTGAAGACAACGCCGGCGAAGCCTATATCAATATTCGCGGGCAGACCTCCGTTCGCAATTCCGATCCCAATGTGGGTTCCATGACGTTTCGAGTGGGAGGATGA
- a CDS encoding TonB-dependent receptor, with protein sequence MAIVIDGVTLSSTKPFNSDLFDLQQIEVLKGPQSALYGRNAAAGAIVITTKQPGDEFEGHVIASRGSFNSTRISLGAGGPVTNALKFNVAGSLRDTDGPFTSETSGQKVEASRTDSGRMRLIYEPDDRLKVDVQLGGHKKIGASTSYNAQIVGLPIGGFPGTELDANNTDIPFVSNIQSYHDEEFTDIPVKVDYDLGFAQFTSISAFNYLKQMYGSDSPPYVSDTGTGDTTQLYSYRDTNYSQEFRLTSPADRELRWQIGFYALRFLRNQTSKINQDNIGQAPRGYDVDFADSDQPTVAYSHPRYKTTSYAPFASVQYDISDTLHLNAAGRYDVEDRSVRETAPDQVNPITGLNYNNCVALTGATIDQCHDSQTFKQFEPKLSLSYDVGENASTYASYGKGFKSGGFNPIGSRQALIAAAENAGLPADSVYVQDGYDKEVSTSYELGAKARLFERRLSINAAVFKTDIEGAQQFEFYPSAGLQTTISIDKVQIKGFEFDFDAQLPTGLRLFGGYGYTDGEVKKFAGNPSFDGNVAPGSYKYTISVGATQSFVLRGDLELVPRIEFNRYGAIWWDVANTEGTKRDPLNLLDARLSLKAGDRWELSAYGNNLTDEQYYQEVVPLLGSFTVNYRGPVRSYGVELRVNF encoded by the coding sequence GTGGCGATCGTCATCGATGGCGTCACGCTGTCGAGCACCAAGCCTTTCAATAGCGATCTGTTCGATCTGCAGCAGATCGAAGTGCTCAAGGGACCGCAAAGTGCCTTGTACGGCAGGAATGCCGCAGCCGGCGCCATCGTGATCACGACCAAGCAGCCGGGCGACGAGTTCGAGGGTCATGTGATCGCCTCACGCGGCAGCTTCAACAGTACGCGGATCTCGCTGGGGGCCGGCGGCCCCGTCACGAACGCGCTGAAGTTCAATGTCGCGGGTTCGTTGCGGGATACTGACGGTCCGTTCACCAGCGAGACCAGCGGGCAAAAGGTTGAAGCCTCGCGCACGGATAGCGGTCGCATGCGTCTGATCTACGAGCCCGATGACAGGCTGAAGGTCGATGTTCAGCTCGGAGGGCACAAGAAGATCGGCGCATCGACTTCCTACAACGCCCAGATCGTCGGACTCCCCATTGGCGGATTTCCCGGCACGGAACTCGACGCCAACAACACCGACATACCCTTCGTCAGCAATATCCAGAGCTATCACGACGAGGAATTCACCGATATTCCTGTGAAAGTCGACTACGACCTCGGTTTCGCGCAGTTCACGTCGATCAGCGCATTCAACTACCTCAAGCAGATGTATGGCAGCGACTCGCCACCGTACGTCTCGGATACCGGAACCGGCGATACCACGCAGCTGTATTCCTATCGCGACACGAACTACTCGCAGGAGTTTCGCCTGACGTCGCCGGCGGATCGTGAGCTTCGCTGGCAGATTGGGTTCTACGCCTTGCGCTTCCTGCGCAACCAGACTAGCAAGATCAATCAGGACAATATCGGCCAGGCACCGAGGGGGTATGACGTCGATTTCGCGGATTCGGACCAGCCCACCGTGGCCTACAGCCACCCGCGCTACAAAACGACGAGTTATGCACCATTTGCCAGTGTCCAATACGACATAAGCGATACGCTGCATCTGAACGCTGCGGGTCGATACGACGTGGAAGATCGTTCGGTCCGGGAAACCGCACCAGACCAGGTCAATCCGATCACCGGCTTGAACTACAACAATTGCGTGGCGCTGACCGGCGCGACGATCGACCAGTGTCACGACTCACAGACTTTCAAGCAGTTCGAACCCAAGCTCAGCCTGTCTTACGATGTCGGCGAGAATGCCAGCACCTACGCGAGTTACGGCAAGGGCTTCAAGTCCGGAGGCTTCAACCCGATCGGCTCGCGTCAGGCCTTGATTGCCGCCGCGGAGAACGCGGGTCTGCCCGCCGACTCCGTTTACGTGCAGGACGGATACGACAAGGAGGTATCGACGTCGTATGAACTGGGTGCCAAGGCGAGGTTGTTCGAGCGGCGACTGTCAATCAACGCGGCCGTATTCAAGACCGATATCGAAGGTGCGCAACAGTTCGAGTTCTATCCGAGTGCGGGCCTGCAGACCACGATTAGTATCGACAAAGTCCAGATCAAGGGCTTTGAATTCGACTTCGATGCGCAACTTCCCACCGGCCTGCGTCTGTTCGGGGGATACGGCTACACGGATGGCGAGGTCAAGAAATTTGCGGGCAACCCGTCATTCGACGGCAACGTCGCACCGGGGTCGTACAAGTACACGATATCCGTGGGGGCGACGCAGAGCTTTGTGTTGCGCGGAGATCTCGAGCTGGTGCCGCGCATCGAGTTCAATCGTTATGGCGCGATTTGGTGGGATGTTGCGAACACCGAGGGTACGAAGCGTGATCCTCTGAATCTGCTCGATGCACGCCTGTCGCTCAAGGCCGGCGATCGCTGGGAACTGTCGGCGTACGGCAACAACCTGACCGACGAACAGTACTACCAGGAGGTGGTGCCGCTACTCGGGTCTTTCACGGTCAACTATCGCGGTCCGGTGCGCAGCTATGGCGTCGAATTGCGCGTGAACTTCTGA